Proteins from a single region of Mus pahari chromosome 2, PAHARI_EIJ_v1.1, whole genome shotgun sequence:
- the LOC110316306 gene encoding tubulin alpha-3 chain isoform X1 yields MRECISIHVGQAGVQIGNACWELYCLEHGIQPDGQMPSDKTIGGGDDSFNTFFSETGAGKHVPRAVFVDLEPTVVDEVRTGTYRQLFHPEQLITGKEDAANNYARGHYTIGKEIVDLVLDRIRKLADLCTGLQGFLIFHSFGGGTGSGFASLLMERLSVDYGKKSKLEFAIYPAPQVSTAVVEPYNSILTTHTTLEHSDCAFMVDNEAIYDICRRNLDIERPTYTNLNRLIGQIVSSITASLRFDGALNVDLTEFQTNLVPYPRIHFPLATYAPVISAEKAYHEQLSVAEITNACFEPANQMVKCDPRHGKYMACCMLYRGDVVPKDVNAAIATIKTKRTIQFVDWCPTGFKVGINYQPPTVVPGGDLAKVQRAVCMLSNTTAIAEAWARLDHKFDLMYAKRAFVHWYVGEGMEEGEFSEAREDLAALEKDYEEVGVDSVEAEAEEGEEY; encoded by the exons ATG CGTGAGTGTATCTCTATCCACGTGGGGCAGGCAGGTGTCCAGATCGGCAATGCCTGCTGGGAACTGTACTGCCTTGAACATGGCATTCAGCCTGACGGTCAGATGCCAAGCGACAAAACCATTGGCGGGGGGGACGACTCATTCAACACATTCTTCAGTGAGACGGGAGCCGGCAAGCATGTGCCCAGAGCAGTGTTTGTGGACCTGGAGCCCACTGTGGTCG ATGAAGTACGCACCGGAACCTACCGGCAGCTTTTCCACCCAGAGCAGCTGATCACTGGGAAGGAAGATGCAGCCAACAATTATGCTAGAGGTCATTATACCATTGGCAAGGAGATTGTTGACCTGGTCCTGGACCGGATCCGAAAACTG GCCGATCTGTGCACGGGCCTGCAGGGCTTCCTCATCTTCCACAGCTTTGGAGGTGGCACAGGGTCTGGGTTCGCATCTCTGCTGATGGAGCGGCTTTCAGTGGACTATGGCAAGAAGTCCAAGCTGGAGTTTGCCATTTACCCAGCGCCCCAGGTTTCTACAGCAGTCGTGGAGCCTTACAACTCCATCCTGACCACGCACACGACGCTGGAACATTCCGACTGTGCTTTCATGGTGGATAATGAAGCCATCTATGACATCTGCCGGCGCAACCTGGATATTGAACGTCCCACATACACCAACCTCAATCGTCTGATTGGGCAGATTGTGTCGTCCATCACAGCCTCCCTGAGGTTCGATGGCGCCCTGAATGTGGACTTAACAgaattccagaccaacctggTGCCATACCCTCGGATCCACTTCCCCCTGGCAACCTATGCCCCAGTCATCTCTGCTGAGAAGGCATACCATGAGCAGCTGTCAGTGGCAGAAATCACCAACGCTTGCTTCGAGCCAGCCAATCAGATGGTCAAGTGTGACCCTCGCCATGGCAAATACATGGCCTGCTGCATGTTGTACAGGGGGGATGTGGTTCCCAAAGATGTCAATGCAGCTATCGCCACCATCAAGACCAAGCGCACCATCCAGTTTGTAGATTGGTGCCCGACTGGATTTAAG GTGGGTATTAACTACCAGCCTCCTACCGTGGTCCCTGGGGGAGACCTGGCTAAGGTGCAGCGGGCCGTGTGCATGCTGAGCAATACCACTGCCATCGCAGAGGCCTGGGCCCGCCTGGACCACAAATTTGACCTTATGTACGCCAAGCGGGCCTTTGTGCATTGGTATGTGGGAGAAGGCATGGAGGAAGGGGAGTTCTCAGAGGCCCGGGAGGACCTGGCAGCACTGGAGAAGGATTATGAAGAGGTAGGCGTGGATTCcgtggaagcagaagcagaagaaggggaggaataCTAA
- the LOC110316306 gene encoding tubulin alpha-3 chain isoform X2, producing MPSDKTIGGGDDSFNTFFSETGAGKHVPRAVFVDLEPTVVDEVRTGTYRQLFHPEQLITGKEDAANNYARGHYTIGKEIVDLVLDRIRKLADLCTGLQGFLIFHSFGGGTGSGFASLLMERLSVDYGKKSKLEFAIYPAPQVSTAVVEPYNSILTTHTTLEHSDCAFMVDNEAIYDICRRNLDIERPTYTNLNRLIGQIVSSITASLRFDGALNVDLTEFQTNLVPYPRIHFPLATYAPVISAEKAYHEQLSVAEITNACFEPANQMVKCDPRHGKYMACCMLYRGDVVPKDVNAAIATIKTKRTIQFVDWCPTGFKVGINYQPPTVVPGGDLAKVQRAVCMLSNTTAIAEAWARLDHKFDLMYAKRAFVHWYVGEGMEEGEFSEAREDLAALEKDYEEVGVDSVEAEAEEGEEY from the exons ATGCCAAGCGACAAAACCATTGGCGGGGGGGACGACTCATTCAACACATTCTTCAGTGAGACGGGAGCCGGCAAGCATGTGCCCAGAGCAGTGTTTGTGGACCTGGAGCCCACTGTGGTCG ATGAAGTACGCACCGGAACCTACCGGCAGCTTTTCCACCCAGAGCAGCTGATCACTGGGAAGGAAGATGCAGCCAACAATTATGCTAGAGGTCATTATACCATTGGCAAGGAGATTGTTGACCTGGTCCTGGACCGGATCCGAAAACTG GCCGATCTGTGCACGGGCCTGCAGGGCTTCCTCATCTTCCACAGCTTTGGAGGTGGCACAGGGTCTGGGTTCGCATCTCTGCTGATGGAGCGGCTTTCAGTGGACTATGGCAAGAAGTCCAAGCTGGAGTTTGCCATTTACCCAGCGCCCCAGGTTTCTACAGCAGTCGTGGAGCCTTACAACTCCATCCTGACCACGCACACGACGCTGGAACATTCCGACTGTGCTTTCATGGTGGATAATGAAGCCATCTATGACATCTGCCGGCGCAACCTGGATATTGAACGTCCCACATACACCAACCTCAATCGTCTGATTGGGCAGATTGTGTCGTCCATCACAGCCTCCCTGAGGTTCGATGGCGCCCTGAATGTGGACTTAACAgaattccagaccaacctggTGCCATACCCTCGGATCCACTTCCCCCTGGCAACCTATGCCCCAGTCATCTCTGCTGAGAAGGCATACCATGAGCAGCTGTCAGTGGCAGAAATCACCAACGCTTGCTTCGAGCCAGCCAATCAGATGGTCAAGTGTGACCCTCGCCATGGCAAATACATGGCCTGCTGCATGTTGTACAGGGGGGATGTGGTTCCCAAAGATGTCAATGCAGCTATCGCCACCATCAAGACCAAGCGCACCATCCAGTTTGTAGATTGGTGCCCGACTGGATTTAAG GTGGGTATTAACTACCAGCCTCCTACCGTGGTCCCTGGGGGAGACCTGGCTAAGGTGCAGCGGGCCGTGTGCATGCTGAGCAATACCACTGCCATCGCAGAGGCCTGGGCCCGCCTGGACCACAAATTTGACCTTATGTACGCCAAGCGGGCCTTTGTGCATTGGTATGTGGGAGAAGGCATGGAGGAAGGGGAGTTCTCAGAGGCCCGGGAGGACCTGGCAGCACTGGAGAAGGATTATGAAGAGGTAGGCGTGGATTCcgtggaagcagaagcagaagaaggggaggaataCTAA